The DNA region GCGTCCGCGAGAACGTCGCCTACGGGCTGAAGTTCGCCGACCCGCCGGACGGCCAGTCGGTCGACGAACGTGTGGCCGACCTGCTGGAGCTGGTGGACCTCTCGGGCATGGGCGACCGCGAGCCCGACCAGCTCTCGGGCGGCCAGCAACAGCGGGTCGCGCTGGCCCGCGCGCTCGCGCCGGCGCCGGACGTGCTCCTGCTCGACGAGCCGATGTCGGCGCTGGACGCCCGCCTGCGCGAGACGTTGCGCCGGCAGGTCAAGCGCATCCAGACGGACCTGGGGGTGACCACCGTCTACGTCACCCACGACCAGGCGGAGGCGCTCGCGATCTCCGACCGCCTCGCCGTGATGAGCGACGGGACCGTCGAACAGGTCGGCACGCCGCGGGAGGTGTACGAGCGGCCCGCGACGGAGTTCGTCGCCTCGTTCGTCGGGGAGAACAACCTCTTCCGCGGCGAGGCGGTCGGCCGCGACGGCGACGGGACCACGGTAGCGGTCGACGGGACGGAGTTCCGGATCGACGACGGAGTCGGTGACGGGACGGGCGCGGCGAGCGATACAGTGACCTTCTGCGTCCGGCCGGAGGACCTGCGCGTGGGCGCCGACGCCAACCGCTTCGAGGTCGCGGTCGACACCGCGGAGTTCCTCGGCGAGACCACCCGCTACTACGCCGACTGGGGCGACCGGACCGTCGTCTTCCGGACGCCCGACCCTCACGACGGCGACGCGCTGACGCTCGGGTTCGACCCGGCCGACGCTCGGATAGTGTGAGCGGGCCGCATCGCCGCGCCGGAACAGACCGGGGGAGTTAACCGACGTATCGCCGTGCCATCGGGTATGATAACGCTCGCCTCGGACTTCCCGAGCCCGTACCCCGCGGCGATGCGGGGCGTGATCTGCTCCCGGTCGGACGCCCGGATCGAGGACATCGCCCACGACTTCCCGCGTCAGGACGTGCGCGCGGCGGCCTTCTGGCTGCGCGAGGTGCTGCCGTACTTCCCGCCGGCCACCCACTGCGTCGTCGTCGACCCCGGCGTCGGGACGGACCGCGCCGCCGTCGTCGTCGAGGCCGGCGACCACCGGATCGTCGCGCCCGACAACGGCGTCGCGATCCCGGTCGCCCGCGAACTCGCCGGCGGCGACGATACGGACGCCGCCGGCCGGGACTTCGGCGTGTGGCGGGTCGAGTACGAGGACGCCGAGACGGCGAGCAACACGTTCCACGGCCGCGACGTGTTCGCGCCCGCGGCTGCAGACGTACACGACGCGGGCGGCGCCGGCGACATCGACCGGTGTACCCGGACCGACGAGTGGGTGGACCTGACGTTCCCCGAGCCGGAGGTCACCGGCGCCGGAGCCCGCGGCGAAGTGCTCGTCGTCGACGGCTTCGGCAACGTCATCACGAACGTCCCCGGCGAGACGGTAGCCGACCGCGAGGCGGTCCGGGTCGACGGCGAGCCGGTCCCGGTCCGCGACGCCTACGCCGCCCGCGACCCCGGCGAGCGGCTCGTGACTGTCGGCAGCCACGGCAACGTCGAGTTCGCCGTGAACAGGGGCCGCGGCGACGAGGCGTTCGACCTCGGCGTCGGCGACGCCGTCTCGCTGGAGTGGTAGCCGGCACTGCCGCCGTCGGTGCCGCGAGCGCGGCGGTCGTCGCCCGCCGGTCAGTCGACGAACTCGCGGAGGTTCTCCAGGGTCTCCCGCCCGAGCCCGGCGACCGCCAGGAGCGCGTCGTCCGCCGCGCCGCGCACGTCGCTCTCCGTGACGTAGCCCGCGGTCCGGAGTTTCCCGGCGGTCTTCGGGCCGATGCCCGGGACCGCCTCGAAGGGGACCTCCGGGTCGGTATCGGGACCGGGGGCGTCGCCCGAACTGTCGCCGCTCCCGTCCGGATCACTGTCGTCCCGGTCGCGCTCCGGTTCGGCGAGCAAGTCCAGCGCCTCGCGGAGCGCGTCGGCCTTGTGTCTCGCCTTGCGGCCCTCCTCGCGCTCGTAGGCGGCAAGCCGTTCGCGGAGGCGGTCGTACTGGCCGGCGTCGCTCGGCGCCTCGGCGCCCGGCCGCGGGCGGTAGCGCGTCCCGAGTTCGGCGTCGAAGGCGTCGCGGCGGACGAGCGTCGTCCCGCCCGACTCGTCGCGCAGGAGCACCACCTGCGCGTCGGTGTAGATCACCTGCCGTCGCTCGGCGGTGCGCCGGTCTTCGAGGACGAGTCCGATCGCCGTGTCGATCCTGCTGGTTCTCGACGGATCGCGATGTGCGTCTGCCATGGTCGGGTTCGAAGCCGTGCCTGGTTGTTTCTCGGCGGCACGTACCCCGTACGATCACCACGCTATCGGGCGGTTTGGGCCTGTCGATTCGACGGTCTCGGTCGCCCGCCAGGCGAGTCAGAGCAGCGACGCGAGGTGTTCGGGATAGACGGTCACGTCGTCGAGCGCGTCGACCGGCGTCCAGACCGCTCTGTAGGTCTCGTCGGCCTCGGGCTCTCGCCCATCGAACTCGTCGCGCTCGTACGGCCACGACTCCGCGAGCGTGACGTCGTAGAGAAACCAGATCTCGTGACCCCGCCGACCCTCGAAGGTAAACGTGTTCTCCAGGGTCTCCAGCAGGTCGGCCTCGACGACCTCGACGTCGAGTTCCTCCTCGAACTCGCGGGCCAGCGCCTCGTCGCTCGACTCGCCGAACTCGATCCCGCCGCCGATGGGGCGATAGAACGTCTCGGTGCCGTCGCTGTCGTGCAGCCGACTCAGGAGCACCTCGTCCTCGCGACGGGGAACGCCGACCGCCACCGGTCGAATGTCGCGCCAGCTCATCGGCCGACCGCTACAGGTGTCGGTGGCATAGGCGTTCCGGGTAGGAGCCGACGAACCGCCGGATATGCGGACGCTGTCTTCGATGTCATACAGCGTGTACGCGGCGACGGCCGACCGTCCGACGACACGTATATTCGGCCGAGGGGCCTACGGAGGGGCGTGACTCGGCGAGTCCGGCTGGGGAGCGGGATCGAGGTGACGTTCGCGGGCGGCGAGCGGTTCGTCGCGGACGGGAGCGGCGACGCCGACGCGACGCTGGTGAGCCACGCACACGGCGACCACTACGCGGCCGGGTCGGCGGTCGTCGCCTCGGAGCTGACGACGGCACTGCTCGGCGCCCGGCGCGACGGCGCCGCCCCGACCGCGGTCGACCACCCCGCGGTCGAGCGGTTCCCCGCGGGCCACGTCGCGGGCTCGCGGGCGATGCGACTCACCGACCCGGAGACGGGGCGGCGGTACCTCTACACGGGCGACTGCTCGACGCGCGACCGCTTCCACCTCGACGGGTTCGACCCCGTCGCCGCCGACGTGCTGGTCGTCGAGACGACCTACGGGAAGCCCGAGTATCGGTTCCCGTCGACCGAGGAGACGGTCGAGGCGGTCCGGTCGTGGCTCGCGGCGACGACCGACCGGCCGGTCCTCCTGTTCGGCTACGCGCTGGGACGGGCCCAGAAGCTCCAGCGGATCCTCGCGGGCGCCGACCGGGAGCGGGTGTTCGTGACCGACGCCGTCGCCGACGTGAGCGACGTGATCGAGCGCCACCGCGACGTGACCTTCCCGGGGGAACGCTACGACGCCGAGGTGGAACTCCGGGCGGGCGACGCGCTCGTTCTCTCGGGCTCACCCCGGAGCCCGTGGGTCGAGTCGCTGGTCGAGTCGACCGGGGCTGCGACGGCCGGGTTCTCCGGGTGGGCCGTCGACGACTCGTTCGTCTACCGCCGGGGATTCGACGAGGGGTTCGTCCTCTCGGACCACCCCGACTACGACGAACTGCTCGGCCTCGTCGCCGCCGTCGACCCCGAGCAGGTCTACACCCAGCACGGCTTCGCCGACGCGTTCGCGACCGCCGTCACCTCGGAACTCGGGATCCCCGCGCAGTCGCTGAAGAAGAACCAGGCGACGCTGGGCGACTTCTGATCGTGGGACCGGTTGCCACGCCACGGCAACGCTCTTGACGGGCGCGGCCGACCCCCCGGACACGGCGATGGAGATCAGACACTTCTGCTGACCGGTCCACCGGTTTCGAGCGCGTCGCGCCTCG from Halosimplex halophilum includes:
- a CDS encoding mRNA 3'-end processing factor, whose amino-acid sequence is MTRRVRLGSGIEVTFAGGERFVADGSGDADATLVSHAHGDHYAAGSAVVASELTTALLGARRDGAAPTAVDHPAVERFPAGHVAGSRAMRLTDPETGRRYLYTGDCSTRDRFHLDGFDPVAADVLVVETTYGKPEYRFPSTEETVEAVRSWLAATTDRPVLLFGYALGRAQKLQRILAGADRERVFVTDAVADVSDVIERHRDVTFPGERYDAEVELRAGDALVLSGSPRSPWVESLVESTGAATAGFSGWAVDDSFVYRRGFDEGFVLSDHPDYDELLGLVAAVDPEQVYTQHGFADAFATAVTSELGIPAQSLKKNQATLGDF
- a CDS encoding NUDIX domain-containing protein, encoding MSWRDIRPVAVGVPRREDEVLLSRLHDSDGTETFYRPIGGGIEFGESSDEALAREFEEELDVEVVEADLLETLENTFTFEGRRGHEIWFLYDVTLAESWPYERDEFDGREPEADETYRAVWTPVDALDDVTVYPEHLASLL
- a CDS encoding SAM hydrolase/SAM-dependent halogenase family protein, producing MITLASDFPSPYPAAMRGVICSRSDARIEDIAHDFPRQDVRAAAFWLREVLPYFPPATHCVVVDPGVGTDRAAVVVEAGDHRIVAPDNGVAIPVARELAGGDDTDAAGRDFGVWRVEYEDAETASNTFHGRDVFAPAAADVHDAGGAGDIDRCTRTDEWVDLTFPEPEVTGAGARGEVLVVDGFGNVITNVPGETVADREAVRVDGEPVPVRDAYAARDPGERLVTVGSHGNVEFAVNRGRGDEAFDLGVGDAVSLEW
- a CDS encoding helix-hairpin-helix domain-containing protein is translated as MADAHRDPSRTSRIDTAIGLVLEDRRTAERRQVIYTDAQVVLLRDESGGTTLVRRDAFDAELGTRYRPRPGAEAPSDAGQYDRLRERLAAYEREEGRKARHKADALREALDLLAEPERDRDDSDPDGSGDSSGDAPGPDTDPEVPFEAVPGIGPKTAGKLRTAGYVTESDVRGAADDALLAVAGLGRETLENLREFVD
- a CDS encoding ABC transporter ATP-binding protein; this translates as MVDLQLDGVRKAFDDTVALDGVTLDIAEGEFFTLVGPSGCGKTTTLRTIAGLESPTAGTVRFGGADVAGVPTEERDVGIVFQNYALFPHMSVRENVAYGLKFADPPDGQSVDERVADLLELVDLSGMGDREPDQLSGGQQQRVALARALAPAPDVLLLDEPMSALDARLRETLRRQVKRIQTDLGVTTVYVTHDQAEALAISDRLAVMSDGTVEQVGTPREVYERPATEFVASFVGENNLFRGEAVGRDGDGTTVAVDGTEFRIDDGVGDGTGAASDTVTFCVRPEDLRVGADANRFEVAVDTAEFLGETTRYYADWGDRTVVFRTPDPHDGDALTLGFDPADARIV